From the Desulfovibrio sp. UIB00 genome, one window contains:
- a CDS encoding periplasmic heavy metal sensor — translation MMKPLLSICVLASLCLPQPTAADQTDYAEYTPSPGSPAANHAADMRTWLQQLSPAQRAKAQAVIDEYSPKVNELRKSIMLKKNELAHLSYNQTTSPETLPRLGHELQQLRDELRALLQRADQRMGTEVGVPLGSPQTRGCSMEYPGLSTSASK, via the coding sequence ATGATGAAACCCCTTCTTTCCATTTGTGTTCTGGCCAGTCTGTGCCTCCCCCAGCCAACGGCGGCGGATCAGACCGACTATGCGGAATATACACCTTCGCCGGGAAGCCCCGCAGCCAACCACGCCGCAGATATGCGGACATGGCTGCAACAGCTTTCGCCCGCGCAACGGGCCAAAGCCCAGGCCGTCATTGACGAATACTCCCCCAAGGTGAACGAACTGCGCAAAAGCATCATGCTGAAAAAAAACGAGCTTGCCCACCTGAGCTACAATCAGACCACCTCGCCGGAAACGCTGCCCCGTCTGGGGCATGAATTGCAGCAATTGCGAGATGAACTGCGCGCCCTTCTGCAACGAGCAGACCAGCGCATGGGTACTGAGGTAGGCGTTCCGCTTGGCAGCCCGCAAACGCGCGGGTGCAGCATGGAATATCCCGGTCTGTCCACTTCCGCCAGCAAATAA
- the ggt gene encoding gamma-glutamyltransferase: MNFAASPYAETESQRFDPMTTRGMVTSPHYLATQAGVDILRKGGTALDAAVAVAAVLAVVYPQMCSIGGDNFWLAHEAATGALHGINACGRSGENVTRDFFAQKGLVSIPLRGPLSACTVPGVVSGWDAAHTLSRSWGSPLALGDLLQEAISLAAEGFAVTPSLAHWLHEDCKPDTTGYRQLQRFPGFASTFLPNGTPPPTGAVLRLPELAATLDLIAREGARVFYEGELAERLTRWLASNGGLLTARDFAAHQAETVTPLRVRYRGLECCNLPPNTQGLASLSILNILEHLDIQGMGEGSAAYLHTIVEATKLAFADRDAHVTDPDFADIPVDYLLSPEHGRELARRIDPARALCPTNPLEPKGDTCWFGVVDAEGNAVSAIQSIFHDFGSGLVAGDTGILLQNRGSFFSLDPSHVNRLEPRKRTMHTLNPPMLRKNGKPWLVYGTMGGEGQPQTQAAIVTRMVDFGLSPHDAVAAPRWLYGRSWGLPMNNLRLEGRFSPQLAQALTKQGHSVERIADFSDLMGHAGAILCNQDTGMLFGATDPRSDGLAAGY, translated from the coding sequence ATGAATTTTGCAGCCAGCCCCTATGCGGAAACGGAATCCCAACGTTTTGACCCCATGACCACGCGGGGCATGGTCACCTCGCCGCACTACCTGGCCACACAGGCAGGCGTGGATATTCTGCGTAAGGGCGGCACCGCCCTTGACGCCGCCGTGGCCGTGGCAGCAGTGCTGGCCGTTGTGTACCCGCAGATGTGCAGCATCGGCGGCGATAACTTCTGGCTGGCGCACGAGGCCGCAACTGGCGCGCTGCACGGCATCAACGCCTGTGGGCGCTCTGGCGAAAATGTCACGCGGGATTTCTTTGCGCAAAAGGGCCTTGTGTCCATTCCTCTGCGCGGGCCGCTGTCTGCCTGCACTGTGCCCGGTGTGGTTTCTGGTTGGGATGCCGCGCATACGCTCAGCCGCTCATGGGGCAGCCCTCTTGCCTTGGGCGACCTGCTGCAAGAGGCCATCAGCCTTGCGGCAGAAGGTTTTGCCGTAACGCCCTCCCTGGCCCACTGGCTGCATGAAGACTGCAAGCCAGACACGACGGGCTATCGGCAATTGCAGCGGTTTCCCGGCTTTGCCAGCACGTTTTTACCCAATGGCACGCCCCCCCCAACTGGGGCGGTGCTGCGTCTGCCCGAGCTTGCCGCGACTCTTGACCTCATCGCCCGCGAAGGCGCGCGCGTATTTTATGAAGGCGAACTGGCCGAGCGCCTGACCCGCTGGCTTGCCAGCAACGGCGGTCTGCTCACAGCGCGGGATTTCGCCGCACATCAGGCAGAAACCGTCACACCCCTGCGTGTGCGCTACCGAGGCCTTGAGTGCTGCAACCTGCCGCCCAATACCCAGGGTCTGGCTTCGCTCTCCATACTCAACATCCTTGAGCATCTGGATATCCAAGGCATGGGAGAGGGCAGCGCCGCATACCTGCATACTATAGTTGAAGCCACCAAGCTGGCCTTTGCCGATCGCGATGCTCATGTGACTGATCCCGACTTTGCCGACATTCCTGTAGATTATCTGCTGTCTCCGGAGCATGGGCGCGAGCTTGCCCGTCGCATTGACCCTGCCCGCGCGCTCTGCCCTACCAACCCTCTGGAACCCAAGGGCGACACCTGCTGGTTCGGCGTGGTGGACGCTGAGGGGAACGCTGTTTCTGCCATTCAGAGCATTTTTCACGACTTTGGCTCGGGCCTTGTGGCGGGCGACACGGGCATCCTGCTGCAAAACCGAGGCAGTTTTTTTTCACTTGATCCCAGCCACGTTAACAGGCTGGAACCGCGCAAACGCACCATGCACACGCTCAACCCGCCCATGCTGCGCAAAAACGGCAAGCCCTGGCTGGTTTACGGCACCATGGGCGGCGAGGGGCAACCCCAGACGCAGGCGGCCATAGTCACCAGAATGGTAGATTTTGGCCTGAGTCCGCACGATGCTGTGGCCGCACCGCGCTGGCTGTATGGCCGGAGCTGGGGCCTGCCGATGAACAATCTTCGGCTTGAGGGCCGCTTCAGCCCCCAATTGGCCCAAGCACTCACCAAACAGGGACATTCGGTGGAACGCATCGCTGACTTCAGCGACCTGATGGGCCATGCCGGAGCCATTCTTTGTAATCAGGATACCGGGATGTTGTTTGGAGCAACTGATCCGCGCAGCGACGGGCTGGCTGCTGGTTATTGA
- a CDS encoding LysR substrate-binding domain-containing protein — protein MTLKQLQVFLAVARFQNLTQAAEAVFLTKGAVSQALQELERHLGVRLFDRVHPHLRLNHEGARLWPLADEMLQRAEAIERTFQAGGACFLSIGASKTIGNYLLPQLMHDFEKDHGWLPKAQIANTNRLLELVEGYVLDVVLLEGEQHRPDMVAEEWLKDEMAVVACKGHVLADGKAHAPEELAGQRWILREPDSGTRAFFAHTLGALIAPYTVALSLSSTEAVLGMVEQGLGITFASRLMAELPGFSSRFSIIRLTQTFSRTFSLCWHESKYHSAGMDTFIRFCRAWSPLNR, from the coding sequence ATGACACTCAAGCAATTGCAGGTTTTTCTGGCTGTGGCGCGGTTTCAGAACCTCACACAGGCCGCAGAGGCTGTGTTTCTGACCAAGGGTGCGGTTTCCCAGGCCTTGCAGGAACTGGAGCGGCACCTCGGCGTGCGGCTGTTTGACCGGGTGCACCCGCATTTGCGGTTGAATCATGAGGGGGCGCGCCTGTGGCCGCTGGCGGACGAAATGCTGCAAAGGGCCGAAGCCATCGAGCGGACATTTCAGGCTGGCGGGGCCTGCTTTTTGAGCATTGGGGCCAGCAAGACCATTGGCAACTATCTGCTGCCGCAACTGATGCACGATTTTGAAAAGGACCACGGCTGGTTGCCCAAGGCGCAGATAGCCAACACCAACCGACTGCTTGAACTGGTGGAAGGCTACGTTCTGGACGTGGTGCTGCTGGAGGGTGAGCAGCATCGGCCCGACATGGTGGCGGAAGAATGGCTGAAGGATGAAATGGCGGTGGTGGCGTGCAAGGGGCATGTTCTGGCGGATGGCAAGGCCCATGCGCCGGAAGAACTGGCAGGCCAGCGCTGGATTCTGCGGGAGCCGGATTCCGGCACCAGAGCGTTTTTTGCGCACACCCTTGGCGCGCTCATTGCGCCCTATACGGTGGCGCTGAGCCTCAGCTCCACCGAGGCGGTGCTGGGCATGGTGGAACAGGGGTTGGGCATCACCTTCGCCTCGCGGCTCATGGCAGAGCTGCCGGGCTTCAGCAGCCGTTTTTCAATAATCCGGCTGACGCAGACGTTTTCACGCACGTTTTCCCTTTGCTGGCACGAGTCAAAATACCACTCTGCGGGCATGGACACGTTTATCCGCTTTTGCCGGGCATGGTCGCCGCTCAACAGATAG
- a CDS encoding sel1 repeat family protein, with amino-acid sequence MFLRWGAVYSRAHLISAIRAVFVYSLCVSLALSGGTAFAASDSVFVQGTGAPNASMSGSNTPSPNGMGGQPFVGGTSPTLSQPMPAAPIQTPTVQVPTVQTPTVQTPTVARPSVPTPQQVSPPSAPGANPPAQAQQPQAPAAQGASAPAVPAQPASPTLEAPKKPEAPVKEKGSKNPRDKKSKKGKKEEAAEQDKAAPAVESAPTKAPVPVPQRTSPPTQAEEAATAYAKGDYATAESIWSKQAEAGDGQAMNNLGVLYDLGQGVEPDLGRALHWFAESAKTGHPSGMSNYGRMLEQGRGIEPNPEEAARWFDLAARQGQPEAQYNLGMLYELGRGVQQDFTAAAAWYSRAAAQQQTEALFRLGHFYRIGQGVTKNPSRAVLLLYAAAMNGDANAMKELEDMARAESSRPEAVLFGQRLDNTDRNSMREALRQYGATVIREDDAYICDLYDAAKVAPGARQMAICYGPGNPGPLGFLELDYTAPNNTVEGMILKMVTDRFGKASAGEGDDAHLWNLGSVVVATRYEPTRGQLSLMYMVPRVYHLTRQR; translated from the coding sequence ATGTTTCTTCGATGGGGCGCGGTATACAGCCGCGCCCATCTTATTTCAGCCATCCGGGCCGTATTCGTATACAGTCTGTGCGTGTCCTTGGCTCTGTCGGGCGGCACGGCTTTTGCCGCGTCAGACTCCGTTTTTGTTCAGGGCACTGGCGCGCCCAATGCTTCTATGAGCGGAAGCAATACGCCCAGCCCCAACGGCATGGGAGGGCAACCCTTCGTGGGAGGTACTTCGCCCACGCTTTCGCAGCCGATGCCAGCGGCCCCAATACAGACGCCTACGGTTCAGGTGCCTACCGTGCAGACACCCACGGTGCAAACCCCAACCGTCGCAAGGCCATCCGTACCCACGCCGCAGCAGGTCAGTCCTCCGAGCGCACCGGGAGCGAATCCCCCCGCTCAGGCCCAGCAACCGCAGGCCCCTGCGGCACAGGGCGCATCTGCCCCAGCAGTTCCTGCCCAGCCTGCAAGCCCTACCCTCGAAGCGCCCAAAAAACCAGAAGCTCCAGTGAAGGAAAAGGGTTCAAAAAACCCCAGGGATAAAAAATCAAAAAAGGGCAAGAAGGAAGAAGCAGCCGAGCAGGATAAAGCCGCTCCCGCAGTAGAAAGTGCGCCCACCAAGGCACCTGTGCCTGTTCCGCAAAGGACTTCGCCGCCCACACAGGCGGAAGAAGCCGCAACAGCCTACGCCAAGGGCGATTATGCCACAGCGGAGAGCATCTGGAGCAAACAGGCCGAAGCGGGAGATGGGCAGGCCATGAACAATCTTGGGGTACTCTACGACCTCGGGCAGGGGGTGGAGCCTGACCTGGGCCGCGCCCTACACTGGTTTGCGGAGTCAGCCAAGACAGGGCACCCCTCGGGCATGAGCAACTACGGGCGCATGCTGGAACAGGGGCGCGGCATAGAGCCAAACCCCGAGGAAGCAGCACGCTGGTTTGATCTGGCTGCGCGGCAGGGTCAGCCTGAGGCCCAGTATAATCTGGGCATGCTCTATGAGCTGGGGCGCGGGGTGCAGCAGGATTTCACAGCGGCGGCGGCATGGTACAGCCGCGCTGCTGCGCAACAGCAAACCGAGGCTCTGTTCCGCCTTGGGCATTTTTATCGCATCGGTCAGGGCGTGACCAAGAACCCCTCGCGGGCGGTGCTGCTGCTCTATGCGGCTGCCATGAACGGCGATGCCAACGCCATGAAGGAACTGGAAGATATGGCCCGAGCCGAATCTTCCCGCCCCGAGGCCGTTCTGTTTGGTCAGCGGCTCGACAATACCGACAGAAATTCCATGCGCGAGGCTTTGCGACAGTACGGGGCAACGGTTATTCGCGAGGATGACGCCTATATCTGCGATCTGTACGATGCGGCCAAGGTTGCCCCCGGCGCGCGCCAGATGGCGATCTGTTACGGCCCCGGAAACCCTGGCCCTCTGGGCTTTCTTGAGCTGGATTACACTGCGCCGAACAATACGGTGGAAGGCATGATACTCAAGATGGTTACTGACCGTTTTGGCAAGGCCTCCGCCGGGGAAGGCGATGACGCACACCTCTGGAATCTGGGTTCTGTGGTGGTTGCCACGCGCTATGAGCCTACGCGCGGGCAGTTGAGCCTCATGTACATGGTTCCCCGCGTGTACCACCTGACGCGCCAGCGTTAG
- a CDS encoding periplasmic heavy metal sensor, translated as MKSKNIAIAAILAATLMGSAITAYSQPGPAGDMPEGMREMGGCMGEMPCPGMQGHGMMGRGAYTPEQQQKYDAIVAEFVKQMEPVKDQMFIKRQELRALQNASNPDIAAVRATATELLQLRKQLGQMHETMTQRLEKEVGKPAAAPMPKKDAPAAAKHQHGAAQ; from the coding sequence ATGAAATCCAAAAACATCGCCATCGCAGCCATACTTGCAGCAACCCTGATGGGTAGCGCCATAACTGCATACAGCCAGCCTGGCCCCGCAGGCGACATGCCCGAAGGCATGCGGGAAATGGGCGGCTGCATGGGTGAAATGCCCTGCCCCGGAATGCAGGGACACGGCATGATGGGACGTGGGGCGTATACCCCCGAACAGCAGCAGAAGTATGACGCCATTGTGGCCGAGTTCGTCAAACAGATGGAACCCGTAAAGGACCAGATGTTTATCAAGAGACAGGAGCTGCGCGCCCTGCAAAATGCCTCCAACCCCGATATTGCGGCTGTGCGCGCCACTGCCACCGAATTGCTGCAACTCAGAAAGCAGCTCGGTCAGATGCACGAAACAATGACCCAGCGCCTTGAAAAGGAAGTGGGCAAGCCTGCTGCGGCCCCCATGCCCAAAAAGGACGCTCCCGCTGCGGCGAAACATCAGCACGGCGCGGCCCAGTAA
- a CDS encoding MBOAT family O-acyltransferase, which translates to MLFNSYTFLFAFLPLLLVCWRLAQGYGPTGLALVLLAFSVVFYGLWGLPFLILLAVILGMNYAFALALAAPEPEHKQDAAPAENAEGDDEKACLCGSRKQAGCRFHLSRKSLLILALVLNLLPLLWFKYSAFLAQNLGALLHAQWHFTPPGLPLGISFYTFIQIAWLVSVYRGQVTPQGFTRHALFSACFPYVISGPIVRYEQIGPQFDTLAPTNAENLAQGFTLFTFGMVKKVLLADSIAMYADSVFNAAEKAFPLSGAEAWLGSLCYTFQLYFDFSGYTDMAIGLALMLGLKLPENFDSPYKSTGIVDFWRRWHITLSSWLRDFLYIPLGGNRKGRLMQYRNLFLTMLIGGAWHGAGWTFIVWGALHGSMLGINHFFRACIKGKTLERVLALAPLRICSILFTFFCINLCWVVFRALTIEGAGRMFKAMFTGPFTREAAGLSATTDGLTGFAALVARWLPNNYIQGWVPFALLLVSFLVVWALPNSHEILHGRRDGSRPRLSWRPTAAWATGLAVMAFLTLILVSRKATFLYFQF; encoded by the coding sequence ATGCTTTTCAACTCGTACACATTCCTTTTCGCCTTTCTACCCCTGCTGCTGGTATGCTGGCGGCTGGCCCAGGGCTACGGCCCCACGGGTCTTGCCCTAGTGCTGCTGGCTTTTTCCGTAGTATTTTACGGTTTGTGGGGTTTGCCCTTCCTTATACTGCTGGCTGTGATTCTGGGCATGAACTATGCCTTTGCCCTTGCCCTGGCGGCGCCGGAGCCAGAGCACAAACAGGATGCCGCCCCCGCTGAAAATGCGGAAGGCGATGACGAAAAGGCCTGCCTGTGCGGTTCGCGCAAGCAGGCTGGCTGCCGGTTCCACCTGAGCCGCAAGAGCCTGCTGATCCTTGCCCTGGTGCTCAACCTGCTGCCCCTGCTGTGGTTCAAGTATTCCGCCTTTCTGGCCCAGAATCTTGGCGCGCTGCTGCATGCGCAGTGGCATTTCACCCCGCCCGGGCTGCCCTTGGGTATTTCTTTTTATACCTTCATCCAGATCGCCTGGCTTGTCAGCGTATACCGTGGGCAGGTAACGCCGCAGGGCTTTACGCGCCATGCGCTGTTCTCCGCATGTTTTCCCTATGTGATTTCCGGGCCAATAGTGCGCTATGAGCAGATAGGCCCGCAGTTTGACACCCTTGCCCCCACCAATGCAGAGAATCTGGCTCAGGGTTTCACGCTTTTCACCTTCGGCATGGTCAAAAAGGTTTTGCTGGCCGACAGTATTGCCATGTACGCCGACTCTGTCTTCAATGCGGCTGAAAAGGCCTTTCCACTCAGCGGGGCCGAGGCATGGCTGGGTTCACTGTGCTATACCTTCCAGCTGTATTTCGACTTTTCGGGCTACACTGACATGGCCATTGGCCTTGCCCTCATGCTGGGCCTCAAGCTGCCGGAAAACTTTGATTCGCCCTACAAGTCCACAGGTATTGTGGACTTCTGGCGGCGCTGGCACATCACGCTCAGCTCGTGGCTGCGCGATTTTCTGTACATCCCCCTTGGCGGCAACCGCAAAGGGCGGCTCATGCAGTACCGCAACCTGTTTCTGACCATGCTGATCGGCGGCGCGTGGCACGGCGCTGGCTGGACCTTTATTGTCTGGGGCGCGCTGCACGGTTCCATGCTGGGCATCAACCACTTTTTCCGCGCCTGCATCAAGGGCAAAACGCTGGAACGCGTACTGGCCCTTGCGCCGCTGCGCATCTGCTCCATCCTGTTTACATTTTTCTGCATCAATCTGTGCTGGGTTGTGTTCCGCGCGCTGACAATTGAAGGCGCGGGCCGCATGTTCAAAGCCATGTTCACAGGGCCGTTTACGCGTGAAGCGGCGGGCCTGAGCGCAACAACCGACGGACTTACGGGCTTTGCCGCCCTGGTGGCCCGTTGGCTGCCCAACAACTACATTCAGGGATGGGTTCCCTTTGCGCTGCTGCTGGTGAGCTTTCTGGTGGTCTGGGCGCTGCCCAACAGCCACGAGATTCTGCACGGCAGACGCGATGGCAGCCGCCCGCGCCTGAGCTGGCGGCCCACCGCCGCCTGGGCCACAGGGCTGGCCGTTATGGCCTTCCTGACCCTGATTCTGGTTTCGCGCAAGGCGACCTTCCTGTACTTCCAATTTTAA
- a CDS encoding TDT family transporter, giving the protein MLLSVRNFFRAVPTPLAGLALGIASLGIGLEKSLPLHNVAQVLGALTSMTLILLLAGKFALNPRQLLEELRHPVLGSILPTTSMALMLQSKSLSILDAQAAQWLWLFAVGLHLCLLLAFVAFRARQFSLHHMLPSWFVPFVGISVAAMTVPGPAYYQLAYVLMVFGMVNYAALLPVMLYRLIFSREIEDASKPTIAVLAAPASLSLVAYLSLEPTPSLLLCSLLLGVAVLMTSIIYVAFFKLLRLPFSPGFAAYTFPMAVGATALYKVSELLTAYPATLEYALQLKMLAVLEMIIATLVVAYVCWRYLIFYVRAWDTLLRAQRAAHA; this is encoded by the coding sequence ATGTTGCTGAGTGTTCGCAATTTCTTTCGTGCTGTTCCCACGCCCCTTGCGGGGTTGGCCCTTGGCATTGCCAGCCTGGGCATCGGGCTTGAAAAAAGCCTGCCCCTCCACAACGTTGCGCAGGTGCTTGGCGCCCTGACATCCATGACGCTGATTCTGCTGCTGGCGGGCAAATTTGCCCTGAACCCAAGGCAGTTGCTCGAAGAACTGCGCCACCCCGTGCTTGGCAGCATCTTGCCCACCACATCAATGGCCCTGATGCTCCAATCCAAGAGCCTGAGCATTCTGGACGCGCAAGCGGCCCAGTGGCTCTGGCTGTTTGCCGTAGGCCTGCACCTCTGCCTTTTGTTGGCCTTTGTGGCCTTCAGGGCACGGCAGTTCAGCCTGCACCACATGCTGCCGAGCTGGTTTGTCCCTTTTGTGGGCATCAGCGTGGCGGCCATGACGGTTCCCGGCCCGGCATACTACCAGCTTGCCTATGTTCTGATGGTTTTTGGCATGGTCAATTACGCGGCCCTGCTGCCTGTCATGTTGTATCGGCTCATATTTTCCCGAGAAATTGAAGACGCATCCAAGCCAACCATAGCTGTGCTTGCCGCTCCTGCCAGCCTTTCTCTGGTGGCCTATCTGAGCCTTGAGCCAACCCCCTCCCTGCTCTTGTGCAGTCTTTTGCTCGGGGTGGCGGTGCTGATGACCAGCATCATCTATGTGGCCTTTTTCAAACTGCTGCGGTTGCCCTTCAGCCCCGGCTTTGCGGCCTACACATTCCCCATGGCGGTGGGGGCAACAGCGCTGTACAAAGTTTCCGAACTGCTGACCGCGTACCCTGCAACGCTGGAGTACGCCCTGCAACTCAAAATGCTGGCAGTGCTGGAAATGATTATAGCAACCCTCGTTGTGGCCTATGTGTGCTGGCGCTACCTGATCTTTTACGTGCGGGCGTGGGATACGCTGCTGCGTGCGCAAAGGGCGGCGCACGCCTGA
- a CDS encoding radical SAM protein codes for MPVFLPFRGCPVRCVFCAQDVQTGIGGCQNPDRAESSHAASVEGLLLAARENLRLRHESGHPAAELAFYGGTFTALPEEDLSACLDMACEAQEKGWIRSFRCSTRPDRVDAAILERLRAAGCGVVELGVQSFADSALAASRRGYTGGTAQMACALVRAAGLKLVVQLLPGMPGHSPQFFKDDVPTALAAGAQMLRFYPCLVLEGTGLAAMWREGSYKPWPLENTLESLAHGWLMAARANVPVIRMGLAPEPGLESAVLAGPVDRELGGRVKGRALLLAVRDILGENAATPAAQFDLQLPRSAQGFFWGAKGELRARWAALGLRTVSFEDNTSPQLVFI; via the coding sequence GTGCCGGTTTTTTTGCCATTCAGGGGTTGCCCTGTGCGCTGTGTTTTTTGTGCGCAGGATGTGCAGACCGGTATTGGCGGTTGCCAAAATCCGGACAGGGCGGAAAGTTCGCACGCCGCAAGCGTGGAGGGCCTGCTGCTCGCCGCACGGGAGAATCTGCGCTTGCGCCATGAGAGCGGGCACCCTGCGGCGGAACTGGCATTTTATGGAGGCACATTCACCGCATTACCTGAAGAAGATCTGTCCGCCTGCCTTGATATGGCCTGTGAGGCGCAGGAAAAAGGCTGGATACGTTCCTTCCGCTGTTCAACCCGCCCGGACAGGGTGGATGCCGCGATACTTGAAAGGTTGCGCGCTGCAGGCTGCGGAGTGGTGGAACTGGGCGTGCAGAGTTTTGCCGACAGTGCCCTTGCCGCCTCCCGCCGTGGCTATACCGGCGGCACTGCCCAGATGGCCTGCGCCCTTGTGCGGGCTGCGGGTCTCAAACTGGTGGTGCAGCTCTTGCCCGGCATGCCGGGGCATAGTCCGCAGTTTTTTAAGGACGATGTGCCAACGGCCCTTGCTGCGGGCGCGCAAATGCTGCGGTTCTATCCCTGCCTTGTGCTTGAAGGCACCGGCCTTGCCGCCATGTGGCGCGAGGGGAGCTACAAACCCTGGCCGCTGGAGAATACGCTTGAAAGCCTTGCTCACGGCTGGCTCATGGCAGCGCGGGCCAACGTGCCCGTGATCCGTATGGGGCTTGCCCCGGAGCCGGGGCTGGAGAGTGCCGTGCTTGCCGGGCCGGTGGACAGGGAACTTGGCGGCAGGGTCAAGGGTCGTGCCTTGCTGCTGGCGGTAAGGGATATCCTTGGCGAGAATGCGGCAACACCAGCCGCGCAGTTTGATTTGCAGCTACCCCGGTCAGCCCAGGGTTTCTTTTGGGGCGCGAAGGGTGAACTGCGCGCCAGATGGGCGGCGCTGGGGCTGCGCACGGTATCTTTTGAGGATAACACCTCGCCGCAGCTTGTTTTCATCTAG
- a CDS encoding integration host factor subunit alpha: protein MKKTLTKADIVEAIYEETDKNRVDVKNVVEKLLEIMKVAIKKDRALLISGFGKFECYDKASRKGRNPKTDETITLPPRKVMVFRLSRKLRAELNP from the coding sequence ATGAAAAAAACACTGACCAAAGCGGACATCGTGGAGGCCATCTACGAAGAAACGGACAAAAACCGCGTAGATGTCAAGAACGTGGTAGAAAAACTGCTGGAGATCATGAAGGTCGCCATCAAAAAAGACCGGGCCCTGCTTATCAGCGGCTTCGGCAAGTTTGAGTGTTATGACAAGGCCTCCCGCAAGGGCCGCAACCCCAAGACAGATGAAACCATCACCCTGCCGCCGCGCAAGGTTATGGTGTTTCGCCTCTCGCGCAAGCTTCGCGCAGAGCTGAACCCCTAG
- a CDS encoding AbrB family transcriptional regulator, translating into MRLQISRQPRIARREGHDMGTTIMLFAVGLAGSFVFDRFHLPGGAMTGAMIAVVIFKSCGSITSPDMAHWVRFIVYGCVGVLVGNMYNPGMLNAVRDTWPMMLLSTGIILMAGLLCTWIAVRWGGLSVGGAYLATSPGGFNAVVALSGGTGAEAPMVMVYHLVRIYAIVLLSPIVAKMLSYLVK; encoded by the coding sequence GTGCGGCTACAGATCAGTAGGCAGCCGCGCATTGCGCGACGCGAAGGACACGATATGGGTACAACAATAATGCTGTTTGCCGTGGGGCTTGCAGGAAGTTTTGTTTTTGACCGTTTTCACCTGCCCGGCGGGGCCATGACAGGGGCCATGATCGCCGTGGTGATTTTTAAAAGCTGCGGATCCATTACCTCCCCCGACATGGCGCATTGGGTGCGCTTTATTGTCTACGGGTGCGTGGGCGTGCTTGTGGGCAACATGTATAATCCCGGCATGCTCAATGCCGTGCGCGACACCTGGCCCATGATGCTGCTTTCAACAGGCATTATTCTGATGGCGGGGCTTTTGTGCACATGGATTGCCGTGCGTTGGGGCGGGCTTTCTGTGGGCGGAGCGTATTTGGCGACCAGCCCCGGTGGATTCAATGCGGTGGTGGCACTTTCTGGCGGCACTGGGGCTGAAGCCCCCATGGTGATGGTGTACCATCTGGTGCGGATCTATGCCATTGTTTTGCTCTCGCCCATAGTTGCCAAGATGCTGTCTTATCTAGTTAAATAG
- a CDS encoding sulfite exporter TauE/SafE family protein — MFVFAAMLLLGILLGFVGAGGAGVMITMLSVGFDIPMQVALGTSLAAMAFTSLSGSVSHFREGNVNRRLGLLLGAFGAAGAFCGAHISSGLASATLKPLTGVVLMFSAFLIYLRVFHPANPLFSFRFTSTRGVKFWLLTGMVGVFNGLVSGACGVGATPFIQMTLLIIFNVPLYQTVGTTMLVILPIAAFGSLGFLAAGHLDLVLFLQVLVGQVIGAYVGAKFTRMAPQLLLKSCMVALPGLGGLILLLAR; from the coding sequence ATGTTTGTTTTTGCCGCCATGCTTTTGTTGGGGATATTGCTGGGCTTTGTGGGCGCTGGCGGCGCCGGGGTTATGATCACCATGCTCAGCGTGGGCTTTGACATCCCCATGCAGGTTGCTCTTGGCACCTCGCTCGCGGCCATGGCTTTTACATCCCTCTCCGGCTCTGTCAGCCACTTTCGCGAGGGCAACGTCAACCGCAGGCTGGGCTTGCTGCTGGGCGCGTTTGGCGCCGCCGGGGCTTTCTGTGGCGCGCACATTTCGTCCGGGCTTGCCTCCGCCACGCTCAAGCCGCTGACGGGCGTGGTGCTTATGTTCTCTGCCTTCCTCATTTATCTGCGGGTTTTTCACCCGGCCAATCCGCTGTTCAGCTTTCGTTTCACCAGTACCCGAGGCGTGAAGTTCTGGCTGCTGACAGGCATGGTGGGCGTATTCAACGGACTGGTTTCCGGAGCCTGCGGCGTGGGGGCAACGCCCTTTATCCAGATGACCCTGCTGATTATCTTCAATGTACCGCTCTATCAGACAGTTGGCACAACCATGTTGGTCATTTTGCCCATCGCGGCCTTTGGCAGTTTGGGTTTTCTCGCCGCCGGGCATCTGGATCTTGTGCTGTTCTTGCAAGTTCTGGTTGGTCAGGTCATTGGCGCGTATGTGGGCGCAAAGTTTACCCGCATGGCCCCGCAATTGCTGCTCAAAAGCTGCATGGTCGCGCTGCCGGGGCTGGGCGGTCTGATTCTGCTGCTTGCCCGCTAA